The following proteins come from a genomic window of Megalobrama amblycephala isolate DHTTF-2021 linkage group LG1, ASM1881202v1, whole genome shotgun sequence:
- the LOC125243750 gene encoding GTPase IMAP family member 7-like, producing MVLVGRTGAGKSSSGNTILGRKAFRVTKSGSSVTKECWKETGEVADHLLELVDCPGIFDMSPSENELKKEMSQCINMTAPGPHAIVLVIQLGLFTEEEERSVEKIRAIFGETADKHTIILFTHGDELTEGFEQTLSEAHPDLKLLLKSCGGRYHVFDNTKIDDRKQVLEFLEKVDDMLHMNGDQYYTSDMFKHVEEMLKKKEEELRRKYSQTLEKLTATFNEEKTKLEENIRQLKESGQEKDQKIKELEELVKKKDKHCNEFKRFYEQKCKNVRQEVEETHVKENLPKISRKLQKLYI from the coding sequence ATGGTGCTTGTGGGAAGGACTGGAGCAGGTAAAAGCTCTTCTGGAAACACCATCCTGGGACGAAAAGCCTTTAGAGTCACCAAAAGTGGTTCATCTGTAACTAAAGAGTGCTGGAAAGAGACTGGAGAAGTGGCTGACCATCTGCTGGAGCTGGTTGATTGTCCAGGGATCTTTGATATGTCACCATCAGAGAAtgaactcaaaaaggagatgaGTCAGTGTATAAACATGACGGCACCTGGACCTCACGCTATTGTCCTGGTCATTCAGCTCGGTCTGTTCACTGAAGAAGAAGAACGTTCAGTGGAGAAGATCAGAGCAATATTCGGAGAAACAGCAGATAAACACACAATCATCCTCTTCACTCACGGTGATGAACTGACTGAAGGCTTCGAACAAACACTAAGTGAAGCACATCCTGATTTAAAACTTCTCTTAAAATCATGTGGCGGACGGTATCATGTGTTCGACAACACAAAAATTGATGATCGCAAACAGGTTTTGGAGTTCCTGGAGAAGGTTGATGACATGTTGCACATGAATGGAGATCAGTATTACACCAGTGACATGTTTAAGCATGTGGAAGAAATGCTGAAGAAGAAAGAGGAAGAGCTGAGAAGAAAATACAGTCAAACGCTAGAGAAATTAACAGCCACGTTTAATGAAGAAAAGACCAAACTGGAGGAGAACATTAGACAACTGAAGGAATCCGGGCAGGAAAAAGACCAGAAGATTAAAGAGTTGGAGGAGTTAGTGAAAAAGAAGGACAAACATTGTAACGAGTTTAAGCGTTTTTATGAGCAGAAATGCAAGAATGTGAGACAAGAGGTGGAAGAGACACACGTGAAAGAAAACCTCCCAAAGATCAGCAGAAAACTACAAAAGCTTTACATTTGA